A part of Liolophura sinensis isolate JHLJ2023 chromosome 1, CUHK_Ljap_v2, whole genome shotgun sequence genomic DNA contains:
- the LOC135471123 gene encoding protein Tob1-like: MHVEVSVALNFVISYLYNKLPRRRVNLFGIELEKGLKKKFEGHWYPERPFKGSGFRCVRVNGEQIDPVIEKAAVASGIDMEEIKGYWPSELTLWIDPAEVSYRIGEKGLVKVLYSDRKEEEIVQDAMDREIQAASRSFNPEAQCFKPIDSLSSSLNSLSLSPSSPTPSSGRWSSATSPSSTLFTSTSPVAPPSNTIPGFFTKQNIAPQFTTATFAQTKFGSTKLKTQAKRPSRLSPTEFGNFFRQRSAALQGGVQQSMPTRPRSLSPRDPRVEFYVDQQQRMIMAQHYQQQQLQQLPSPLSPSQPAQPKFPSNLGLPSTGDYFASHFSSGGLPHTNTSLGLVDLLPGNVSFPSPTNSATMSPENQKSFMDGLNLNNVSANGQYHQRLLVAN, from the coding sequence ATGCATGTTGAGGTGTCGGTCGCTCTGAACTTTGTCATATCATATTTGTACAACAAGTTACCTCGCCGCAGAGTAAACTTGTTCGGCATCGAATTGGAAAAGGGATTAAAGAAGAAATTCGAAGGCCACTGGTATCCTGAACGACCCTTCAAGGGATCGGGGTTCCGCTGTGTTCGGGTGAATGGGGAGCAGATAGACCCCGTGATCGAGAAGGCAGCCGTGGCCAGTGGTATCGACATGGAGGAAATCAAGGGTTACTGGCCTTCAGAGCTCACCCTGTGGATTGACCCAGCTGAGGTTTCCTACAGGATTGGAGAGAAGGGTCTTGTCAAAGTCCTCTACAGTGACCGAAAAGAGGAGGAGATAGTTCAAGACGCCATGGACAGAGAAATCCAAGCGGCAAGCCGTAGCTTTAATCCAGAAGCCCAGTGCTTTAAGCCCATTGATTCTCTCTCCTCGTCACTGAACAGTCTCAGCCTTTCCCCTTCCTCGCCGACACCGTCGTCCGGTAGGTGGAGCAGTGCTACTTCCCCTTCAAGCACCCTCTTTACCTCAACCAGCCCGGTGGCACCGCCCAGTAACACCATACCTGGGTTTTTCACAAAACAGAACATTGCGCCTCAGTTCACAACTGCGACTTTTGCCCAGACTAAGTTTGGatctacaaaactgaagactcaAGCAAAGCGTCCGTCACGTTTGTCCCCGACTGAGTTTGGTAATTTCTTCCGTCAAAGATCCGCTGCTCTTCAGGGAGGTGTTCAGCAGAGCATGCCCACTCGACCACGGTCATTGTCACCGCGCGATCCTAGAGTAGAGTTCTACGTGGATCAACAGCAAAGAATGATTATGGCCCAGcattatcaacaacaacaactgcagcAGTTGCCCTCTCCGCTGTCTCCCAGCCAGCCTGCCCAGCCTAAATTCCCTTCTAACCTGGGACTCCCTTCCACAGGAGACTACTTTGCGTCACATTTCTCTTCCGGTGGCCTCCCGCATACCAACACATCGCTGGGTTTGGTGGATCTCTTGCCGGGAAATGTTAGCTTTCCTAGTCCAACAAACAGTGCGACAATGTCTCCAGAGAACCAAAAGTCTTTCATGGATGGATTGAACCTTAACAACGTTTCGGCTAACGGACAGTATCACCAGCGTCTGTTAGTGGCCAACTAG